A window from Musa acuminata AAA Group cultivar baxijiao unplaced genomic scaffold, Cavendish_Baxijiao_AAA HiC_scaffold_1139, whole genome shotgun sequence encodes these proteins:
- the LOC103973028 gene encoding zinc-finger homeodomain protein 2-like, translated as MDFEDHDEADEEMGLLAISGYDNPMPNSARGGEGGGGGGDKMGGSAGGAEEAAVLGSGKRKVGGDGGGWGVRYRECLKNHAVAIGGHAVDGCSEFLAAGEEDTLDALRCAACSCHRNFHRREEEGGGGGAVLETVGYYHRFSPFYRTPAGYLHHRHHMVVAASAQQQHRPQLLALPSTSGAGGQSRDDQDSDSNPMMGAGGLVGVGGAAGTSGSGGHRKRSRTKFTQEQKEKMLAFAERVGWRIQKHDEAAVQQFCGETCVDRHVLKVWMHNNKQTLGKKP; from the coding sequence ATGGATTTCGAAGATCACGATGAGGCTGATGAGGAGATGGGGTTACTGGCGATTTCGGGCTACGATAACCCCATGCCGAATTCAGCTcgtggaggagaaggaggaggaggaggaggagataaaATGGGAGGCAGCGCGGGCGGAGCTGAGGAAGCGGCCGTGTTAGGTTCGGGGAAACGGAAGGTGGGCGGTGACGGAGGTGGATGGGGAGTGAGGTACAGGGAGTGCTTAAAGAACCACGCGGTGGCTATCGGAGGCCACGCAGTGGACGGATGCAGCGAGTTCTTGGCTGCCGGGGAGGAGGACACGCTCGACGCGCTCCGATGCGCCGCGTGCAGCTGCCACCGCAACTTCCATCGGAGGGAGGAAGAGGGCGGTGGCGGAGGGGCCGTGCTAGAGACGGTTGGGTACTACCATCGGTTCTCACCGTTCTACCGGACGCCGGCGGGGTACCTGCACCATCGCCATCACATGGTGGTGGCCGCGTCCGCACAGCAGCAGCACAGGCCGCAGCTCCTCGCGCTGCCGTCGACTTCCGGCGCAGGAGGGCAGAGCCGGGACGACCAGGACAGCGACTCGAATCCGATGATGGGGGCGGGAGGGCTGGTGGGAGTAGGCGGCGCGGCGGGCACATCAGGATCGGGAGGGCACAGGAAGAGATCCCGGACCAAGTTCACGCAGGAGCAGAAGGAGAAGATGCTGGCATTCGCGGAGCGCGTGGGGTGGCGGATCCAGAAGCACGACGAGGCGGCGGTGCAGCAGTTCTGCGGCGAGACCTGCGTCGATCGCCATGTACTCAAGGTCTGGATGCACAACAACAAGCAAACCCTCGGTAAGAAACCCTAG